One region of Quercus lobata isolate SW786 chromosome 2, ValleyOak3.0 Primary Assembly, whole genome shotgun sequence genomic DNA includes:
- the LOC115960098 gene encoding uncharacterized protein LOC115960098, which produces MVRSQDPTALFLAETWAGEERLKRLCRELLFDHFWIVPQVNKTGCLALFWKKSVHIEVISSTPNHIDTIVGSSPETQWRFTGIYGFAEAARKPETWSLIRSLHLTVSLPWLCAGDFNEILWSHEKLGIGPRHEGCMKAFRDTLDECGLKDLRYQGDKFTWKGRRQGGMVFERLDRAVANNQWYFLNPGTAIHHLNTHSSDHKPIIIYPEGIIPKLNRPFKFEKMWLSEGGCSRTVKDAWGLSSPDASMTMVAGKLKNCGDKLLSWSHLSFGNIKRSIELNSKKLNRAELDAAVGRGDANLIWSLKAELNDLLDKESQMWHQRSRILFLKEGDRNTRYFHSKASQRFRRNRILGLRNEENAWCSEDSQIKEIATQYYHTLFSSSQPTEFDNILEAVQPSVTQEMNDQLLRPFSRDEIEAAMNQMNLPLPLALTVCSTVLECLNNCKIPAVINHTNITLIPKVKSPENITEFRPISLCNVVYKLASKVLANRLKVILPAVVSENQSAFQAGRVITDNVLMAFETLHYMKNHQSDKTGFMALKLDMSKAYDRVEWLYLEKIMRKMGFAENWVALMMECVTTVSYSILINGEPSSVIRPLRGIRQGDPLSPYLFLLCTEGKNKKASFRYIKERVWAKLQGWKEQLLSQAGWEVLLKAVIQAIPTYAMSCFKLPITLCNEIESLIKKFWWGQRGEQRKIHWAKWSSLCKPKSLGGMGFRDLQKFNDAMLAKQVWRLLACEDSLFYRFFKAKFFPTGSILEAKEGKGPLLGKASSRAKGLSNKELIDTNFLPYEAAIIKAIPLSFGNCEDVRFWPLNRDGIYSVKSGYHLLVNMELDELPRASDPSSARRLWKGVWNLKVPNRVKNLMWRSGFDSLPSKSNLRKRKIPIDATCSSCGLELESTLHAIWSCSSLVQVWNVHFSWLTKEAGKASSFLDVLQVGFDRSHHMDLFAMIVSQIWTRRNKLRVGDAVAPLAMLNQLASASLLEFQQSSLNHPKSPSHPKVTKWLPPPPNWVKVNFDGATFGDSSSAGLGAIIRNDMGLVMAAFTQHIPLPTSVEMVEVLAARGALCFAKDLGFNKVVVEGDSEIIIKALSSNGLSASSFGHILQDIKSVSSSLGGVLFNHTRRQGNRVAHGLARMACNFVNFQSWMEDVPPGVIDVYVSEVIK; this is translated from the exons ATGGTTCGAAGTCAAGATCCCACTGCTCTTTTCTTAGCCGAGACTTGGGCTGGAGAAGAGCGTTTGAAGCGGCTATGTCGGGAACTTCtatttgatcatttttggaTTGTTCCTCAGGTGAATAAAACCGGTTGTCTAGctctattttggaaaaaatcgGTCCACATTGAGGTAATTTCTTCCACCCCCAATCATATTGATACTATTGTTGGTAGTAGTCCAGAAACTCAATGGCGTTTTACTGGTATTTATGGGTTTGCGGAAGCAGCAAGAAAACCAGAAACTTGGTCCTTGATCAGGTCCTTACATCTTACTGTTTCCCTTCCCTGGCTATGCGCAggggatttcaatgaaattctGTGGTCACATGAGAAATTGGGTATCGGTCCAAGACATGAGGGCTGTATGAAGGCTTTCCGCGATACCCTTGACGAATGTGGGCTTAAGGACCTTAGATATCAGGGAGATAAATTCACCTGGAAGGGTAGAAGGCAGGGCGGTATGGTGTTTGAAAGGCTTGACAGGGCAGTAGCCAACAACCAATGGTACTTCCTCAACCCGGGCACGGCAATTCACCATCTTAATACCCACTCCTCAGATCATAAACCAATTATTATCTACCCAGAAGGTATAATCCCGAAGCTGAATAGGCCCTTCAAATTCGAAAAGATGTGGCTAAGTGAAGGGGGATGTAGCCGGACTGTGAAGGACGCATGGGGCCTCTCCTCTCCAGATGCTTCAATGACCATGGTTGCAGGTAAATTAAAAAACTGTGGTGATAAATTACTCTCATGGAGTCACCTTTCTTTCGGTAACATTAAGAGATCAATTGAGTTGAATTCGAAGAAACTTAACAGAGCCGAATTAGATGCTGCAGTAGGGAGGGGTGATGCAAATTTAATTTGGTCTTTGAAAGCTGAGCTTAATGACTTGCTGGACAAAGAAAGTCAAATGTGGCACCAACGGTCAAGAATTCTGTTTTTGAAAGAGGGAGACCGTAATACTAGATACTTCCACAGTAAAGCCTCCCAGAGATTTCGTAGAAACAGGATTTTGGGTTTaagaaatgaggaaaatgcCTGGTGTTCGGAGGACTCCCAAATTAAGGAGATTGCAACCCAATACTACCATACTCTGTTCTCCTCTTCACAACCCACAGAATTCGATAATATTCTGGAAGCCGTCCAACCATCAGTTACACAGGAGATGAATGACCAACTCCTTCGACCCTTCTCTCGGGACGAAATTGAGGCGGCCATGAATCAGATGAACCTGCCACTGCCCCTGGCCCTGACG GTATGCTCTACAGTCCTAGAATGTTTAAATAATTGCAAAATTCCTGCTGTGATTAATCATACAAATATTACATTGATTCCAAAAGTGAAATCTCCAGAAAACATTACTGAATTCAGGCCAATCAGCCTTTGTAATGTAGTCTATAAACTAGCTTCCAAAGTCCTAGCTAATAGACTTAAGGTGATCTTACCTGCTGTAGTTTCAGAAAATCAAAGCGCTTTCCAGGCTGGGAGAGTCATCACAGATAACGTACTCATGGCCTTTGAAACCCTTCACTATATGAAAAACCACCAGTCCGACAAGACGGGCTTCATGGCTTTGAAGTTGGATATGAGTAAGGCCTACGACCGTGTTGAATGGCTTTACCTTGAGAAGATCATGAGAAAGATGGGCTTTGCTGAGAATTGGGTAGCTTTAATGATGGAATGCGTTACTACGGTGAGCTACTCCATTCTTATTAATGGAGAACCTTCATCCGTGATTCGACCATTGAGAGGCATCAGACAAGGGGACCCTCTCTCCCCATATTTGTTTCTACTGTGCACAGAAG GAAAAAACAAGAAGGCAAGTTTCAGGTACATTAAGGAAAGGGTTTGGGCGAAGCTTCAAGGTTGGAAAGAGCAGCTCCTCTCTCAAGCTGGCTGGGAAGTGCTTCTCAAGGCAGTCATCCAAGCAATACCGACCTATGCCATGAGTTGTTTCAAGCTACCAATCACCCTTTGCAATGAAATTGAATCCCTGATtaagaaattttggtgggggcagcGTGGTGAGCAGAGGAAAATCCACTGGGCCAAGTGGAGCTCGCTTTGTaaaccaaagagtttaggcGGCATGGGTTTTAGGGATCTTCAAAAGTTTAATGACGCGATGCTAGCGAAACAAGTGTGGCGCCTGCTAGCATGCGAGGACTCCCTTTTCTATAGATTTTTCAAAGCCAAATTCTTCCCTACGGGTAGCATTCTTGAGGCAAAAGAAGGGAAGGGTCCTTTGCTTGGAAAAGCATCCTCAAGGGCAAAGGGATTATCCAACAAG GAGTTAATTGACACAAACTTCCTTCCCTACGAAGCAGCCATAATCAAGGCCATTCCTCTCAGCTTTGGCAATTGCGAAGATGTAAGGTTCTGGCCGCTAAACAGGGATGGTATTTACTCTGTTAAGTCCGGTTATCATTTGCTGGTAAATATGGAACTTGATGAGCTCCCCAGGGCCTCAGACCCCTCCAGTGCTAGGCGGCTGTGGAAAGGAGTTTGGAATTTAAAAGTTCCGAACAGAGTAAAGAACTTAATGTGGAGATCGGGGTTTGACTCACTACCATCGAAGTCTAACCTcaggaaaaggaaaattccaaTCGATGCTACTTGCTCTTCCTGTGGCCTGGAATTGGAATCTACGCTCCATGCAATCTGGTCATGCTCTTCACTAGTGCAGGTTTGGAATGTTCACTTTAGTTGGCTTACTAAAGAAGCGGGTAAGGCTTCTAGCTTTCTTGATGTTCTGCAAGTGGGATTTGATAGGAGTCACCATATGGATTTATTTGCCATGATTGTTTCTCAGATTTGGACTCGGCGCAACAAGCTCCGTGTGGGTGATGCAGTCGCTCCGCTAGCTATGCTCAACCAGCTGGCGTCTGCCAGCCTTCTAGAATTCCAACAATCCTCCCTTAACCATCCAAAATCTCCCTCCCATCCAAAGGTCACTAAATGGTTGCCTCCTCCCCCGAACTGGGTTAAAGTTAACTTCGACGGAGCAACATTCGGCGACTCTAGCTCTGCTGGTTTGGGAGCAATAATTCGCAATGACATGGGTCTAGTTATGGCTGCTTTTACACAACACATTCCACTGCCTACATCCGTAGAGATGGTGGAAGTATTGGCAGCTCGGGGTGCCCTCTGCTTTGCAAAGGATCTCGGCTTCAACAAGGTAGTTGTGGAAGGTGACTCTGAGATTATCATTAAAGCCCTTAGCAGTAATGGTCTCTCTGCTTCCAGCTTTGGTCACATTTTGCAGGATATCAAGTCGGTGTCCTCATCGCTTGGAGGTGTTCTCTTTAATCATACTCGTAGACAAGGCAATAGAGTTGCCCACGGGCTTGCTAGAATGGCATGTAACTTTGTAAATTTCCAATcctggatggaggatgttcctccaGGAGTGATAGACGTGTATGTTTCTGAAGTTATAAAATGA
- the LOC115974706 gene encoding increased DNA methylation 3, whose amino-acid sequence MQGMGSEGENGTPGSSVQPPFDNQHFLLNFIMSTYFGPDVKSDNPRCSALQKLNEGLATYTLSDLGPSYVSISLLESLYYYVLRKASPSLVLKPNMLHMYLKGTLPSPSSGLIEESKQFTSLFPLNLHKQIWFPASFRIVKGIVLICDPITSYMKEEDLERFRSLAGIDNLQIDINEALCYKHEYQAGNDGEQNCMNGSVEKAAKYTANGNGNSSTRFRQKYMRRHRNDPLSMPAFPHVVPVSKHQSKRGTYERTCKLDGPVMMPLLSIPNVEDCNLHASIVLGGTARKGKIGPPIGAVDIGISKAAYLFRVALPGVKKDFCPFSCEIESNGKVHLRGSTSGGRTIKKRSRVFEMEFQQLCPPGPFTLSFSLPGPVDPRLFAPNFRSDGIFEAVVLKHE is encoded by the exons ATGCAAGGCATGGGCTCAGAAGGTGAAAATGGAACTCCTGGAAGCTCAGTCCAACCACCATTTGATAACCAGCATTTTTTGCTCAATTTCATCATGAGCACTTACTTTGGTCCTGATGTCAAGTCTGATAACCCAAGGTGCTCAGcacttcaaaaattaaatgaagGTTTAGCAACATATACGTTGAGCGATCTCGGCCCTTCATATGTCAGCATTTCTCTATTGGAGAGCTTATATTACTATGTACTGAGGAAAGCTAGTCCTAGCCTCGTCTTAAAACCAAATATGTTGCATATGTACCTAAAGGGAACCCTTCCTTCCCCAAGCTCAGGGTTGATAGAAGAAAGTAAGCAGTTCACTAGTCTTTTCCCTTTGAATCTTCATAAACAGATATGGTTCCCTGCAAGCTTCAGGATTGTGAAGGGAATTGTTCTTATTTGTGATCCTATTACATCATATATGAAAGAGGAGGATCTGGAAAGGTTCAGATCTTTAGCTGGTATTGATAATTTGCAAATAGACATAAATGAAGCCCTATGTTACAAGCACGAGTACCAAGCTGGCAACGATGGTGAGCAGAATTGCATGAATGGTAGTGTGGAGAAAGCTGCAAAATACACTGCCAATGGAAATGGTAATTCATCAACAAGATTTCGACAAAAATACATGAGAAGGCACCGCAATGATCCTCTGTCAATGCCAGCATTTCCCCATGTAGTTCCTGTGTCAAAACATCAAAGTAAAAGAGGAACTTACGAGAGGACTTGTAAATTAGATGGACCTGTCATGATGCCTCTTCTCTCTATTCCAAATGTAGAAGATTGTAACTTGCATGCTTCTATTGTTTTGGGTGGGACTGCTAGAAAGGGGAAAATTGGACCACCTATTGGTGCTGTGGACATTGGTATCAGCAAAGCTGCATATTTATTTCGAGTTGCTCTACCGGGAGTTAAGAAGGATTTTT GCCCATTCAGCTGTGAGATTGAATCTAACGGCAAGGTTCATCTCCGAGGGTCAACATCTGGTGGAAGAACTATAAAGAAACGGTCCCGTGTTTTTGAGATGGAATTCCAGCAATTATGCCCACCTGGACCATTCACGCTCTCTTTCAGTCTTCCAGGACCTGTTGATCCGAGGCTGTTTGCTCCTAACTTCAGATCTGATGGCATTTTCGAAGCTGTTGTTCTAAAACATGAGTGA